aagatatattaattaattttcttatcCCTAACATGTCATGTCTTTTCCAAGAATTATTGTGTTCAGTGTCACAATGTGTTTGTGTACTTAGTGTggtacaattttaaaatttggatacAAATGCaataatgcataattttatgCCAGGACACTTCATTTGCTTATGGTGAAGTTCATCTGGTCAAGTTCATCTAGTCGGTGTTAGAATTCATGATGTTCCTGACATCTTTATTTCCACATTGTATTGCTCATGGTTTAATTGAGATAATAATAGCTTCCTTTATTTACTTTCACAAACGAgatatttttatacaatttgtACGCagaacaaaaacaagaattatGGTTTATAATTACAACcactaaaacaaaaattaagtcTTAATACCAAAAATTTTGTGAATCTTCAATAGTCTAGTCAAGGTTGATcaaatgcaattttttatttcctattcTATCTGAATACTTTTTGTCACTTCTTTAATTGATATGTcattttttactacaaaattaatggtttttttttttttttggtggtcgtaatctatatattttttattccctcAACTTGAATCAACTCACTATTTCTCATTGGAGTATTAATCCCCCCCTCCTCTAAATATGACCAAACCTTTTCAAGTAAttcttcctcatcttttcatcaatagggtTCACCCTAATCTTTAAGCAAATTTCCTCATTTTGATTCCTatctttctttgtatttgtaCTTATCCATCTTAATATTCTCATTTTAGCtacactcaaattttttttgtttttgtttttggagaaCCGCTACACTCAATTTATGAATAGGtttcttcttaataaaattcAGTACCATAGAGTGTAGCTGATCTTATAGTAGTCTTATAAAATTGCTCCTTTAACTTAATAGGTATTATATAGGATCACACAATACTCCTAAAATGCTTTTCCACATCATCCACATTACTTTTATCTTCTGATTCACGTCCTCTTCAATCTAtcaatatttttgaattatggATCCAAGATTTTGAAAACCCTTGTTTTATCTTATGATTCACATCCTCTTCAATCTATCAATATCTTTGAATTATGGATCCAAGATTTTGAAAACTCTTGCTCTTTGCATCTCTTGACCTTAGTCTTACAACCCCTTCAtctttgtgtttaattttactAAATTTACTTTATATGTACTCTGCTTTAGTCCTACTTAACCAAAAGCCTTTAGATTCTACATTAACTTCATGTCTAGTGTTAACCACTAAGATTATATCATCTCCAAAAATCATTCATCATGGGACTTCCTTTTGAATCAATTTAGTGAGCTGATTCGTCACTAAAGCAGAGAGATTTGGGCTTAACGTTGATTCTTGATGCAAACATATGGTGATAGGAAACTCACTTGAGATGCCTACACTTGTTCTCACACTAGTTATAGCTCCATCATACATATCCTTaataaacttaatatattttagaGGTACTCATTTTTTACATTCATAATAGAGTGATTAAATTTTATGCTAACCGTCAACCTACTGCAACCTTTCTCTTTCCAGACAGGATTGGCTATGAATAAAATACATGACACTCAGCAGTAAGCACATACATAGGCAGAGTTAATTATGTTTTATAattgacttataaaaaaataaaaaaaaagactgtCACTAATGTTTCCTTATTGAATCCTGGGCGACTTAGTATttccatttgaattttgaattaggattttagatttattttctttctattatctCTATCTTTGTTATGTTTCTTAGATTTGTTAGACGTCTATGGAAGGTGAAGTTTTATCATAAAAAGGGATATAGGGGATCTAAGAAGAAAGAATTGTTTGTTTCTTTATCATATTATTATATGCTCTAGCACTCTTATATCTCATTCTATTCGTCTTGATCCTGGCTTGACAACTCATAAAGCAGATGAGTTGTATTGCTGATcttatttctcaattttttccACTGTTTCATTCAGCATCAGCTGTGGGCCTAAGCAGCCTTTGCATCAGAAGCACTAAGGTCTCATGGAGCCTAGTTGTAGAACTCAAATCATGTGAGATGTTGTGTGAAGTAAAGCACATTAATCGATAGAGAAAATAACATAGTTGCAAAAATTGAACATGTTGGAAAATTGTAGTATTCGATCATGTGATCAACTATGATTCTAAGATGTTTCATCCTGCTTGGAAGTAAATTACATGACCCCCAAATTTAACCACTAAACAATACAggatatattttatattaaaattcaCCAATATGACAAAAACTTTCATCTGTATGCTACTTAgtgattgaaaattttcttctgTTACAGCAGTTCATGGATTATGCTTTTATTACCTCCTGTAATAAACTTCTATTGCATGTTCCCTGATTCACGCTTTCCTATTTTCAGGTGGCACCTTATGAACGTCCGGCACTTAGCAAGGCCTACCTATTCCCTGAGTGTGAGTAGCATTATTTTTATACTTAGTTTGTTTGACTGAATTTAGATCTAAGCTAGAGTGTTGTACTGCTGGCCTTTTACTTACAACCCACTATACCATTGATCATTAACTCGGTCTTGTTCCATGTATTTCACAGCTCCTGCCAGACTCCCTGGGTTCCATGTCTGTGTTGGAAGTGGAGGAGAGAGATTGCTTCCAGAGTGGTACAAAGAGAAAGGTTATGCTTCACACATTAAATGTCACTTCTAATTTAGTATCAATTTACAAGAAGTTTCTATAGTGGATGCTAATAATCTAAGGATATTAAGGAAGTAGTCATTGATCATTTCTGTGTTTTGGTAGCTTATAATTTAtgggcaaaacttagatacaatacttaggtgttgttccaTCCCTAAATCATAGTCTGCACTTTTTTACAAGAAGATTTCAGTTGAAAGTTGCAAATCATAAAACCATTTCTTGCCCATGTTGTGAGAAGGAGTTGTACATGCTTTATTAACATGCATTATCATTTGAGTCATTTGTGTGGTGCTTTTTTACATGAAGACACTTCCATCCCATGTGACacttaaggaacaacacctaaatattgtatctaagttttgtccataATTTATAGATGTCCAGTAGAGAATGGCTTAGTTAACATGTTCTCGTTGAAATTTGATTTATGGTTGCAGGAATAGAATTGATCCTCAGCACAGAAATAGTTAAAGCAGATCTTGCTGCCAAAACTCTGATTAGTGCTGCTGGAGAAACTTTCAATTATCAGATTTTGATTATTGCAACTGGTTCATCTGTAAGTTACTGAGGATTTCCAGAAAACCACTCTTGCATGCCTTTCCCATCTTGTTTGCACtgtgtaattattattattatttaatttgctATTTTGCAGGTTATCAGGTTGACAGATTTTGGCGTACAAGGAGCTGATGCCAAAAACATCTACTACTTGAGAGAAGTTGATGATGCTGATAAGCTTGTAGAAGCTATCAAAGCAAAGAAGAATGGGAAGGTTGTGATTGTTGGAGGAGGCTATATTGGTCTTGAGCTTAGTGCGGTTATGAAAATCAACAATTTGGATGTCAAAATGGTTTACCCTGAACCATGGTGCAGTAAGTGGAGACTAATTTAAGGcattattttgtattattaatttgacTATTTAGTTCTTGTAAGTAGATGCCTATTCATTCTTGGATTTTATTGGTAGATGCTTTGTTTCCTAATTCAGGCTGTGTTTTTGCAGTGCCTCGGCTTTTCACTGCTGATATAGCTGCTTTCTATGAGggtttttataaaaacaaaggaaTCCAAATTATCAAGGGAACAGTTGCTGTTGGGTTTACAGCTGATTCAAATGGAGAGGTAAGTATTCAAATGGAGAGGTAAATGTTCACATTATCTATGAGACTGAAAGTTTTATGGAAATATTTTGCATATCTTTCAGGTAAAGGAAGTGAAGCTTAAGGATGGCAGGGTGCTAGAAGCTgacattgttgttgttggtgttggGGGAAGGCCTCTTACAACATTATTCAAAGGTCAGGTTGAAGAGGAGAAAGGTGGCATTAAGGTAATTGTGACATATGATTAGTGTTGATGTCTTGACATATAATTACCAGGTATGTGTCAGAtggtaattttgaaattttagctTATGACACAACTTGTTGATTGCAGACTGACTCATTCTTCAAAACAAGCGTGCCTAATGTATATGCTGTAGGCGATGTGGCCACTTTCCCTTTGAAATTGTACAAGGAGTTGAGAAGAGTTGAACATGTTGACCATTCACGCAAATCTGCTGAGCAGGCTGTGAAGGTGTGCACCTTCTCAATTGTCTCATCTTCACAAATTATGAGCCCATCTAAATGCTTCTTTCTGAAATTGGATCAccaataaaatttctttttatccCCAAAAATTGGGGATAATTTccaattttgtaacttttgtttcTGTGCCTCCTGCTAAATCTTCTCACTTGCTCTTCCTTTCTTTGAAATTCTCTTTATTGTAGATGGCTCTCTCATAATTACATTTATTGtacttttatgaaaataaaaaataaaatttacatactGTTTTTGCAGGCCATCAAGGCAAGTGAGGAGGGGAAAACAATTGAGGAGTATGACTACCTTCCATTCTTCTATTCTCGCTCATTTGATCTGTCATGGCAATTCTATGGTGACAATGTGGGTGACACAGTGATATTTGGAGACAATAACCCAGAAACACCGAAGCCCAAGTTCGGATCATACTGGATCAAAGATGGGAAGGTATTGGGAGCTTTCCTGGAGGGTGGGACTCCTGAGGAAAACAAGGCTATTGCCAAAGTTGCAAGGGTGCAACCTCCTGTTGAGAATTTGGATGTGCTATCAAAGGAGGGTCTTTCCTTTGCTTGCAAGATATGAAAACCTTCTTCCATAGGGGGGAAGATGGATAGCTTTTGATGCCACTTCTTGTCTATGTAGATTACATAAAACTGTTGGCTTTTGTTTTCCTAATCACTTATGTTTTGATTTGGTAAATTATGAACTATGAGCTGCAGATACTCGTTCCTTATTGTAgctttgaatttaataatttgttacGTTTACTGCTGGTTATTTAGGTCCAAATTGTTATATATTAGGTGCTTAAATTTCCAATAGTGTGCAACTGCAGAAACATAAATTGTAAAACTTTTCATCCTTAATTCGGTTGTGAATGGCTACCCCATTGCTTTGAGTATAACCGCCCCATAATTTTGGGACAAAGGTTTGCCAAGACTCGTGGCTCAATCGGCACCGCTTGGAGGTTGGTGTTTGCAATAAAGACATCCAATTATCAGGATTCTAGGATTAAGGCTATGTTGTCAAATCTTCTCATGTCCCCCCTAAATTGGTTAAAACGTATATATATGGTAATAGGAGTGGCAATTTTACTAATTGTTTGTGAATTGATGACAAGATTGAAATGTATGTATATAGTAAATTGTTTGTGAAGCAGTATTGAAGATTACTGTAAGTCAACAATTTACTTGGTCTCTGTTTGCTTCACAAATATTTAGGTGTGAGAGCAACTCCTTGAAGATTATAGCAAATCCACCAATTGCatgcaagaaaaaagaaagatatgatATCCATAACATAACAAACCAAATTCCCATACactgaaaaattaaaatcagaatAGCTGCACTCATAAGGCGTCTTTTCTACCTAATGTTAACTGAAACTAGGTTACTCTACATGAGTAAACTTCAACATCTAATTAGGAGCTCTGAATTGAGAAGGGCTTCGAATGGAGAGAAAAACGATCAACCCCTTAATCAAAGAGACCAAAGAGACCACCCTGCAACAAGTTCAAGtaaaagagaaaacaattaGATAAAATCCAACAGTTcagatacatatatatatatatatatatatatatatttcagtgCCTGCAAACAGAAGTAGTATGACATGATGGTTTCAGAAAGGCATGTTATGATATGATCCTTACACAGCATATTGGCATATGCACCACAAAAATGACTCGAATGATAATGCATGTTAATAAAGCACGTACAACTCCTTCTCACAACATGGGCAAGAAATGGTTTTATGATTTGCAATATGCAACTTTCAACTGAAATCTTCATGTAAAAAAGCACCACACAAATGACTCAAATGATAATGCATGTTAATAAAGCATGTACAACTCCTTCTCACAACATGGGCAAGAAATGGTTTTATGATTTGCAACTTTCAACTGAAATCTTCTTGTAAAAAAGTGCAGACTATGATCTAGGCAATTATCAAAATATGAGTAGTGCAAAATTAATGTACTAGTTCCAAAAGGATTATGTCAAGAAAGGCTTACATCTTCCTCCTCTGACTCCtccttttcctctttcttaGACTCAGCAGCAGCAGGAGCAGCGGCAGCAGCAGTGGCACCAGTATCAGCACCACCTGCAACTGCCACTGCAACCGCAGCACCACCACCAGAAGGCACTGAGGCCAGCTTCTCTCGCCCAGCAGCAATAAGTTCTGTTATGTCTTTTCCCTTAACTTGTGACAGAAGAAGCTCAATCTTGTCATCATCAGCTTCAGCACCAACTGTAAACAATGAAACAATAAAGAAGTCTCAGCCAATTGTGGTACATTAATGCAAGGGGGATTTCCacaatagagaaaaacaaacCAACAACTTGTGCTACAAGGCTTGTCCCCAACAAAACTAAGCAAACAGATAATCCAAAATCAGCATTATAGAATCCAACAGTAACACAATGAATATCATATTAGCAGTCTTATGTATGGTCTCCAATAATAACAAGTCACATTATTCACAACTCCCATTTCCAAACTAATTAACATAAGTCACATTACATTGAATTCAAACAATGGCACTCCCAACTCCCAAGCCAAAAGATGGGTcgacaatatatttttttctctcttcaaaataagaaacataaaaaaataataataataaaggtaaaatactattttagttcctaaactttaccaaaagtttctttttcatccttaaatttGAAGAAGTCCATTTTTCATCactaaactattgaaaagttcGTATCTTTcttccctaaactattgaagattttttattatgtccataaactttattaaaagtttatttttcatccctaaactattgaaaaaaagagagttctttttcatccctattcttgtttctaactattaaaaaaactctttataaagtttaaggatgaaaaaacaactttttaaagttttagtaacgaaaaacaaacttttgttgtttctaactattaaaaaaactctttataaagtttagggatgaaaaaacaactttttaaagttttaggaatgaaaaacaaacttttgttgtttctaactattaaaaaaactccttataaagtttaaggatgaaaaaagaattttttaaagttttaggaattgaaaacaaattattgttaaagtttAGAGACCAAATAGAATTTTatcctaataataataaaatactaCACCTACACagtacatatattaaaaaaaaaaaaaaaattgtaactccCTTTTTGCAATTTATCCTAAAGCCAAGAAAACATGAGTCATGTATAACAAAAAACCAGTCATACATAGATCTATACAAAACAAACATGtttatacaagtaaacaagtaaaaaaagaaagcttttatttatttattcattttttaagtgTGTAAAAATAACCAGAGCCGAGAATGTTCTTGATGTCTTCAGCAGAAGGGGTGGTGTTCCCTCCCAACACAGCAAGCAAATACGCAGCGATCACCTTCATCTTTCTCTACTCAACAACTCACAAACCCTAGCAATCCAAATTTTTAGAGGCAACAAAATAAAGGCCGAGAAAAGAGGGTTTTATATGTGTGTAGAAGACACTAGGGCTTTTGTAGTACGACGTGGAGTACAAGAAACGTGTCTATTTGGTTCGGGTCTGAATTCCAAATCGGGTCTGGGCTTAACATGCAGGCCTATCACGTGATCTCacggtcttcttcttctttttttttttatttttatttttattttttttttaaatttattttttttattcacccttttatttttaattttcctaaCATTAATATTCAATACTCTTAAAATATCTGATAGTTTCTTGTGTAGTCCCTTGTTTCTCATACACAAGTActtacaatgaatttttttaggaGTGGCCCCTAATAAGTTtggttaggaatttttttttaaaatttttttttattcacccttttatttttaattttcctaaCATTAATATTCAATACTCTTAAAATATCTGATACTTTCTTGTGTAGTCCCTTGTTTCTCATACACAAGTActtacaatgaattttttttaggagtgGCCCCTAAATAAGTTTGGTTAGGAATTTTGAATCTACGATCTTAGTGCATTCTCATCGgctcttttataaaaaatatcattttgacacgtcaaaaacctattttatcattttagtacatcattttacaatatatcatTTATCAATGTTCTAACTTCAATTCTATACGTTAAAATAATATtcacaacacattaaaataatatatatcctctcatcaacaacaacaacaacaacaacaacaacaacggcaCAACCACCACTGCCACAACAACggccaacaacaacaaccacggCCACACCAACAACACCGACagccaccacaaccaccaaattACAATACCACTGCCACAACtaacccacaacccaccacattcacaaacctcaaaacccatcccaaatcaaacaaaccgaACCTCCAATCCCTGTAGATAAGCTTGAACCTCACAACCTACcggcaacaacaaaaaaagccaccaccacaaccaatgAAAATCAACCAATAGCCACAACAATAAAACCCAcggcaaccaaaaaaaaaaaaaaaaaaaaaccaccatcAGAAAACAAAAGGATAAGAAATGTCTCACACTGTGAGAGATCGACGGCGTGGGGGTGGATGACACGGCAAGCTCGGCGGTGTGGCGTGGCGGATGGTACGGCAAGCTCGACGGCGCGGCGTGGCGTGACGTGGTGGAGGGCACGAAGCTCGGCGTAGCGGCGCGGCGGTCACTGTGGTGAGATCGGCGTGGCTGTGAAAGAGCAACAGAGAGGGCTAGACAGAGATGAGAGTTTGGGTCAGAGTTAGAGAGATCGAAGGTTGAGAGGGAGTGCCGAAGAGAGATGGGGAATTAGGaaaatcaacaaagaaaattgATCGGCGGTTTTGCTTTTGAGTGATCTTTAGagagtttttgtgttttgtttttaaggGAGACCTTGAGTTTGCATTTGCGTTTGAGAATGACTGAGGAAAGAGAGATACGATAGAGATGAGAGTTGAGAAAGAGAACCAGACGGAGAGAGAGAACTAGGCggagagagagatatgtgttgggaggagagagaaaaaatatataaaataacaataaaaattttggcatatttGTCCGTaccgtctcaaatatgagacggtACTGTAGCTGTGTgtcaaaaaatttgagatttgagacATTCGATGAAGGTTGATTTTAGatgtttggtgtgtcaaatgtcACCTGATAATAATGCTCTTATGAGACTTTAGGGAACTCAATTAGAATTTCAAGTA
The sequence above is drawn from the Quercus robur chromosome 7, dhQueRobu3.1, whole genome shotgun sequence genome and encodes:
- the LOC126692086 gene encoding monodehydroascorbate reductase, seedling isozyme, encoding MAAKSFKYVIVGGGVSAGYAAREFAKQGVKPGELAIISKEAVAPYERPALSKAYLFPESPARLPGFHVCVGSGGERLLPEWYKEKGIELILSTEIVKADLAAKTLISAAGETFNYQILIIATGSSVIRLTDFGVQGADAKNIYYLREVDDADKLVEAIKAKKNGKVVIVGGGYIGLELSAVMKINNLDVKMVYPEPWCMPRLFTADIAAFYEGFYKNKGIQIIKGTVAVGFTADSNGEVKEVKLKDGRVLEADIVVVGVGGRPLTTLFKGQVEEEKGGIKTDSFFKTSVPNVYAVGDVATFPLKLYKELRRVEHVDHSRKSAEQAVKAIKASEEGKTIEEYDYLPFFYSRSFDLSWQFYGDNVGDTVIFGDNNPETPKPKFGSYWIKDGKVLGAFLEGGTPEENKAIAKVARVQPPVENLDVLSKEGLSFACKI
- the LOC126692087 gene encoding 60S acidic ribosomal protein P2-like isoform X2; its protein translation is MKVIAAYLHAVLGGNTTPSAEDIKNILGSVGAEADDDKIELLLSQVKGKDITELIAAGREKLASVPSGGGAAVAVAVAGGADTGATAAAAAPAAAESKKEEKEESEEEDGGLFGLFD
- the LOC126692087 gene encoding 60S acidic ribosomal protein P2-like isoform X1: MKVIAAYLLAVLGGNTTPSAEDIKNILGSVGAEADDDKIELLLSQVKGKDITELIAAGREKLASVPSGGGAAVAVAVAGGADTGATAAAAAPAAAESKKEEKEESEEEDGGLFGLFD